From the genome of Streptomyces sp. NBC_01317, one region includes:
- a CDS encoding class II 3-deoxy-7-phosphoheptulonate synthase, whose product MTVNAQNPPTQVPTWKDLPAAQQPVYPDREALRGVVAELESYPPLVFAGECDQLRARMAAVAKGEAFLLQGGDCAEAFDGVSADHIRGKLKTLLQMGAILTYAASVPVVKVGRIAGQYSKPRSKDTETRGGVTLPTYRGDSVNGFAFDEKSRIPDPERLKRMYNASAATLNLVRAFTTGGYADLRQVHAWNQDFVKSSPSGQRYEQLAREIDNALNFMKAAGTDPAEFRTVEFYSSHEALLLDYESALTRVDSRTGELYDVSGHMVWVGERTRQLDGAHIEFASRIRNPIGVKLGPTTTVDDALAYVDRLDPDRQPGRLTFIVRMGADKVRDKLPELVQKVTASGATVAWVTDPMHGNTFEAASGHKTRRFDDVLDEVKGFFEVHKGLGTHPGGIHVELTGDDVTECVGGGDEIFVDDLHQRYETACDPRLNRSQSLDLAFLVAEMYRAQ is encoded by the coding sequence GTGACAGTGAACGCTCAGAACCCCCCGACCCAAGTGCCGACCTGGAAAGATCTTCCCGCTGCCCAGCAGCCGGTGTATCCGGACCGGGAAGCCCTGCGCGGAGTGGTGGCCGAGCTGGAGTCGTACCCCCCGCTCGTCTTCGCCGGCGAGTGCGACCAGCTGCGCGCCCGGATGGCCGCCGTCGCCAAGGGCGAGGCGTTCCTGCTCCAGGGTGGCGACTGCGCCGAGGCCTTCGACGGTGTCTCCGCCGATCACATCCGCGGCAAGCTCAAGACCCTCCTCCAGATGGGCGCGATCCTCACGTACGCGGCGTCCGTGCCGGTGGTCAAGGTCGGACGGATCGCCGGGCAGTACTCGAAGCCGCGCTCCAAGGACACCGAGACCCGGGGTGGCGTGACCCTGCCCACGTACCGGGGCGACTCCGTCAACGGCTTCGCCTTCGACGAGAAGTCCCGGATCCCGGACCCGGAGCGGCTCAAGCGGATGTACAACGCCTCCGCGGCGACGCTCAACCTGGTCCGCGCCTTCACCACCGGCGGTTACGCCGACCTGCGCCAGGTGCACGCCTGGAACCAGGACTTCGTGAAGTCCTCGCCCTCCGGGCAGCGTTACGAGCAGCTCGCGCGCGAGATCGACAACGCGCTGAACTTCATGAAGGCGGCGGGGACCGACCCGGCGGAGTTCCGCACGGTCGAGTTCTACTCCTCGCACGAGGCCCTGCTGCTGGACTACGAGTCGGCGCTGACCCGCGTCGACTCCCGGACGGGCGAGCTGTACGACGTCTCGGGCCACATGGTCTGGGTCGGTGAGCGCACCCGCCAGCTGGACGGCGCGCACATCGAGTTCGCTTCGAGGATCCGTAACCCCATCGGCGTCAAGCTGGGCCCGACGACGACGGTGGACGACGCGCTCGCGTACGTCGACCGCCTCGACCCGGACCGCCAGCCGGGCCGGCTGACCTTCATCGTCCGGATGGGCGCGGACAAGGTCAGGGACAAGCTTCCCGAGCTGGTCCAGAAGGTCACCGCCTCCGGCGCGACCGTGGCCTGGGTGACCGACCCGATGCACGGCAACACCTTCGAGGCGGCCTCCGGGCACAAGACCCGGCGCTTCGACGACGTGCTGGACGAGGTCAAGGGCTTCTTCGAGGTGCACAAGGGCCTCGGCACCCACCCGGGCGGCATCCACGTGGAGCTGACGGGCGACGACGTCACGGAGTGCGTGGGCGGCGGCGACGAGATCTTCGTGGACGACCTGCACCAGCGCTACGAGACCGCGTGCGACCCGCGGCTCAACCGCAGCCAGTCGCTGGACCTCGCGTTCCTCGTGGCGGAGATGTACCGGGCGCAGTAG
- a CDS encoding (2Fe-2S)-binding protein, whose product MNRVYVCSCFGITEKQVREHADSGACTPRQIASASKAGTDCGSCVRRIQSLLGRGAVCPRRELLKEPVRAEAVLTESTLTESALVESVFTEAAHAGSVPAA is encoded by the coding sequence GTGAACCGCGTGTACGTGTGCTCGTGTTTCGGCATCACCGAGAAGCAGGTCAGGGAGCACGCGGACAGCGGCGCCTGCACCCCGCGCCAGATCGCCTCGGCCAGCAAGGCCGGCACCGACTGCGGTTCGTGCGTGCGCCGGATCCAGTCCCTCCTCGGCCGGGGAGCGGTGTGCCCCCGCCGCGAGCTGCTCAAGGAACCCGTACGGGCGGAAGCCGTCCTCACGGAATCCACTCTCACGGAATCCGCTCTCGTGGAATCCGTCTTCACGGAAGCCGCGCACGCCGGATCCGTACCGGCGGCCTGA
- the bfr gene encoding bacterioferritin — translation MQGDPEVLEFLNEQLTAELTAINQYFLHAKMQENFGWTKLAKYTRAESFDEMKHAELLTDRILFLDGLPNYQRLFHVRVGQTVTEMFQADREVEVEAIDRLKRGIDVMRQKADHTSKRIFESILADEEHHIDYLDTQLALVEKLGEPLYLAQVIEQPDS, via the coding sequence ATGCAGGGCGACCCCGAGGTCCTCGAATTCCTCAACGAGCAGCTGACCGCGGAACTGACCGCGATCAATCAGTACTTCCTGCACGCCAAGATGCAGGAGAACTTCGGCTGGACGAAGCTCGCGAAGTACACGCGCGCCGAGTCGTTCGACGAGATGAAGCACGCCGAGCTGCTCACCGACCGGATTCTTTTCCTGGACGGCCTGCCGAACTACCAGCGGCTGTTCCATGTCCGGGTGGGGCAGACGGTCACGGAGATGTTCCAGGCGGACCGTGAGGTCGAGGTGGAGGCGATCGACCGCCTCAAGCGCGGGATCGACGTCATGCGCCAGAAGGCGGACCACACGTCCAAGCGGATCTTCGAGTCGATCCTGGCGGACGAGGAGCACCACATCGACTATCTCGACACTCAGCTCGCGCTGGTCGAGAAGCTCGGTGAGCCGCTGTATCTCGCCCAGGTCATCGAGCAGCCGGACAGCTGA
- a CDS encoding sulfite oxidase-like oxidoreductase: MGQPNRERQEPDQAELPPGQRLQRGWPVTHYGPVPRFRPERWEFRVFGATLDGGKRCWNHEEFSALPFSTVIGDLHCVTKFSMVGAEWGGVPARTVLELVPPAPGVTHVMVWAEYGFSANLRLADFAADRTIFATHKDGELLTAEHGFPLRLVVPQLYAWKGPKWVRGVEYMTADRRGFWEERGYHNVGDPWAEQRYSYQEGPGEGPEL, encoded by the coding sequence ATGGGGCAGCCGAACCGGGAACGTCAAGAGCCGGATCAGGCCGAACTTCCACCAGGTCAGCGCCTCCAGCGCGGCTGGCCGGTCACCCACTACGGCCCCGTCCCCCGCTTCCGGCCGGAACGCTGGGAATTCCGGGTCTTCGGCGCCACGCTCGACGGCGGCAAACGCTGCTGGAATCACGAGGAATTCTCCGCGCTTCCGTTCTCCACGGTGATCGGTGATCTGCACTGTGTGACGAAGTTCAGCATGGTGGGGGCCGAATGGGGCGGAGTGCCCGCCCGTACCGTCCTGGAACTGGTCCCGCCCGCCCCCGGCGTCACCCATGTGATGGTCTGGGCCGAATACGGCTTCAGTGCCAATCTGCGACTCGCCGACTTCGCCGCCGACCGCACGATTTTCGCCACCCATAAGGACGGCGAACTGCTCACGGCCGAGCACGGATTTCCGCTGCGCCTCGTCGTACCGCAGCTGTATGCGTGGAAAGGGCCCAAATGGGTCCGGGGCGTGGAATACATGACCGCCGACCGCCGCGGCTTCTGGGAGGAGCGCGGCTATCACAATGTCGGCGACCCTTGGGCGGAGCAGCGCTACTCGTACCAGGAGGGCCCGGGAGAGGGCCCGGAGCTGTAG